One Cyanobacterium sp. T60_A2020_053 genomic window, GCCAATAGGTTTCAACATTAGCTAAATCAATATTTTTATCCCCCACCAGAGGAAAAGTAACCGTCATCGTGCGCCCTTCACCCATCAAATTTAACTCTACTTGGGCATCCCAAACCAAACCAGTCTGTCTAACCTTTGCCTGACTAAAACGAATAAAATGGCTATCTTCCCCCGTTAATTGTAGAGTAAAATATTGCCCATCATTAACTTGATTAAGCAACCACTCATAAAGACAATTAAAAGAATTTTCCCAGTTATTAATAAAATTTGTTGATGTCATCAATGTAGGGTGGGCATTGCCCACCACAAAAGTCATAATAAAAAAAGTTATAAACTACCAAACTTACTTACCATTAATACGGCGCTGAAAATCCTCAATAGTCAACTTTAAACCATCTCGTAAAGAAATAGTCGGAGACCATCCCAAATAGTGTTTAGCTTTGCTAATATCCGGTTGACGCTGTTTTGGATCATCTTGAGGTAAGGGCTTATAAATCAATTCCGCCGAAGGATTTACCATTTCTTGAATAGTTTTAGCCAACTCTAAAATAGTATATTCACCCGGATTACCCAAATTAACAGGTCCAATATAATCCCCATTCATCAGCGCCCGCAACCCTGCCACCAAATCTGAGACATAGCAAAAACTGCGAGTTTGTGAACCATCACCATATACCGTTAAAGGAATGCCTCTAATGGCTTGAGCGATAAAATTACTCACCACTCGCCCATCTTTTTCCAACATCCTAGTTCCATAGGTGTTGAATATCCGCGCAACTCTAATATCAACATTATGCTCTCGATGATAGTCAAAGGCAAGAGTTTCCGCTACTCTTTTCCCTTCATCATAACAGGAACGAGGACCGATACAATTAACACTACCTCTATATTCTTCTGTTTGAGGATGTATTTCTGGGTCGCCATATACCTCTGAAGTAGAAGCTAATAAAAATCTTGCTTTAGTCCTTTTTGCCAATCCTAGCATATTCAAAGTTCCCATCACATTAGTTTTAATGGTTTTGACGGGATTAAATTGATAGTGAATGGGGGAAGCCGGACAAGCCAAATGATACACTTGTTCTACTTCAAGTCGTATAGGCTCAGTAATATCATGACGAATTAATTCAAAATTGTGATGATCAATCCAATGATCAACGTTGCTTTTTTCGCCCGTGTAAAAGTTGTCTAAGCATAGCACCTCATGACCTTCATTCATTAGAGTATCAATAAGGTGAGAGCCAATAAAACCAGCGCCCCCAGTAACTAAAATTCTCATAAATCTTTACATTTTTTATTCAGTATATACCTTAACCTAAATCATGAACAATTTATAATGAATTATCTTCTTTTGACATTTTGTAGACCATGATTAATCAGGATAATTTTAGTTTAGACGACATCAATCAGCCCATTAATCAAGCGCCCTCCACCGTAAGAGCCATAATTGAAGAAGTGTTAAAATTAGAAAGAGAGCGATTATATAATAATAATTCTCGTAGTATTAATGATGATATTTTAAGGATTATCAAAAATAATATTCAATGAAAATAATTTCTTTACAGTTAACTAATTTTCGTCAATTTTATGGTAAAACTCCCATAATTTATTTTGCTAAAGATGAAAAAAATACTACGATTATTCACGGTAATAATGGCTCAGGCAAGACTACAATTCTAAATGCCTTCACTTGGGCTTTTTATCAACAGTTTACCCCAGCTTTTTCTTCTCCCACAAGATTAATTAATAAAAAAGCTATTCACGAAATAGACATAGAAAGTAGTGTGGAGTGCGCTGTTGAGATTATTTTTGAACATAACTATACTCGTTATCAGTTAAAAAGAAAATTTAGAGCTATTAAACAAGGTCATAATAACCTTGACCAAGGTAGTATAACTTTAGTAATTATGATTGCTGATAGCGATGGTAATTGGAAACCCCCTCAAGAAAAACCAGAAGACATTATCGAGAAAATTTTACCGCGCAGTTTGCATCAATATTTCTTCTTTGATGGAGAACAAATTGAGCATATTTTTCGCTCTCCTGAACGTCAAAAAATAGCAGATGATACTAAAGAATT contains:
- a CDS encoding SDR family oxidoreductase, encoding MRILVTGGAGFIGSHLIDTLMNEGHEVLCLDNFYTGEKSNVDHWIDHHNFELIRHDITEPIRLEVEQVYHLACPASPIHYQFNPVKTIKTNVMGTLNMLGLAKRTKARFLLASTSEVYGDPEIHPQTEEYRGSVNCIGPRSCYDEGKRVAETLAFDYHREHNVDIRVARIFNTYGTRMLEKDGRVVSNFIAQAIRGIPLTVYGDGSQTRSFCYVSDLVAGLRALMNGDYIGPVNLGNPGEYTILELAKTIQEMVNPSAELIYKPLPQDDPKQRQPDISKAKHYLGWSPTISLRDGLKLTIEDFQRRINGK